Proteins from one Cryptomeria japonica chromosome 4, Sugi_1.0, whole genome shotgun sequence genomic window:
- the LOC131079078 gene encoding inorganic phosphate transporter 1-1, which yields MELNASSIVKIVRAQWCHLSAIIVSGMGFFTGAYNLFCIPAVSTLLGRLHYEEAMPLLINAVVNGITLCGLFIGHLFFGWLGDRMGRRKVYGMTLGIMIASSIGSGLSIGRSRSAVIASLCFFRFWLGVGIGGDYPKSATIMAEYANTKNRGAFMAAVFSMQAIGILTGSIVAMTVSACFKAAYPERSFGLNDLVWRIILMIGAVPAGFTFYWRMKMPESAHLPTIVAQNARNAAADMSELVGSSMIEDEANTGIILRRREPYGLFSKAFLRNHGRHLVGTMLCWFFSDITFYSTGLFQKDVYRAVGWIKKLDDHADELEEVFQIAKAQALIALSGTLPGCFFGILFIDRLGRRKLQVFGFFFMAVCLIGLSFAYNYFKKHWDGFLAVYTLTFFFSMLGPNATTLIVPAESFPARMRSTCHGISAAAGKVGAIIGLIGFSYASQSSHKNSSYSYEGYFNGIGMSKAFLFLGVASCVGLLCTFLVRETNGQALEDSERDAILSEYTSGPTSGSLNDSIESNHHGAESSSIVLMEPSNFGQNL from the coding sequence ATGGAACTGAATGCGTCCTCCATAGTGAAAATTGTGCGAGCACAATGGTGCCACCTCAGCGCAATAATCGTTTCAGGCATGGGTTTTTTCACAGGTGCTTACAACCTATTCTGCATCCCTGCTGTTTCCACCCTCCTGGGAAGACTCCACTACGAAGAAGCCATGCCTCTTCTTATAAACGCTGTTGTCAATGGAATTACTCTCTGCGGATTATTCATAGGCCATCTATTCTTCGGCTGGCTTGGAGACAGAATGGGACGCAGAAAGGTTTACGGAATGACTCTGGGCATAATGATTGCGAGTTCCATCGGCTCGGGTCTTTCCATCGGAAGATCGAGGTCGGCTGTGATAGCGAGTCTTTGTTTTTTCAGGTTTTGGCTGGGCGTGGGCATCGGCGGGGACTATCCAAAGTCTGCGACAATCATGGCGGAATACGCCAATACCAAGAACAGGGGAGCTTTTATGGCCGCCGTTTTCTCCATGCAAGCCATCGGAATTCTGACAGGGAGTATCGTTGCGATGACTGTTAGCGCATGTTTTAAAGCAGCTTACCCAGAGCGATCATTTGGGCTGAATGATCTCGTGTGGAGGATAATCCTAATGATTGGAGCCGTCCCAGCAGGGTTCACATTCTACTGGCGAATGAAAATGCCCGAGAGCGCCCACCTACCCACCATTGTTGCCCAAAATGCCAGAAATGCGGCGGCCGACATGTCCGAACTTGTTGGATCAAGTATGATAGAAGATGAAGCGAATACGGGTATAATCTTGCGGCGGAGGGAGCCGTATGGACTGTTTTCCAAGGCTTTTCTGAGAAACCACGGTCGCCACTTGGTGGGCACCATGTTGTGCTGGTTCTTCTCAGATATTACATTCTACAGCACCGGCCTGTTTCAGAAAGATGTATATCGAGCTGTCGGTTGGATAAAGAAGTTGGATGATCATGCGGACGAGTTGGAAGAAGTTTTCCAAATTGCGAAAGCGCAGGCTTTGATTGCACTGAGTGGGACTCTGCCAGGGTGCTTCTTCGGCATTTTGTTCATCGATCGTCTTGGCAGGCGCAAACTTCaggtctttggattcttcttcatgGCCGTCTGTTTAATTGGGCTATCCTTTgcttacaattatttcaaaaagcACTGGGATGGGTTTCTAGCGGTTTATACGTTGACATTTTTCTTTTCAATGCTTGGCCCAAACGCAACGACTCTCATCGTCCCCGCGGAGTCATTCCCCGCTCGGATGCGATCGACTTGTCATGGGATTTCTGCAGCAGCTGGAAAGGTCGGCGCTATTATTGGATTGATTGGATTTTCATATGCTTCACAATCCAGTCATAAGAATTCCTCTTATTCTTATGAGGGTTATTTCAATGGAATAGGTATGTCTAAGGCCTTCCTTTTCCTTGGAGTGGCGAGTTGCGTTGGTTTGTTGTGCACATTTCTGGTACGAGAAACAAATGGGCAAGCATTGGAAGACAGCGAGCGGGATGCTATTCTCTCCGAGTATACCAGTGGGCCCACTTCTGGTTCCCTCAACGATAGCATCGAGAGTAATCACCATGGCGCTGAGTCTTCCTCCATTGTCCTTATGGAGCCTAGCAATTTTGGACAAAACTTGTAA